Part of the Nostoc sp. ATCC 53789 genome, GGGGACTGTTTAATTAAAAATCGCAGCTTGATGTTGAGACAGCGAGCTGTTGAAAAAAAATCTATGAAAATATCAAAACAGATTGCTCAATGGCGGATTGTGGCTGCGTCGGTATGTGGTACAAGTCACTTAAAAAACAAGCAGTTATGTCAGGATGCTCATCACTGGCAAATATTGTCTGATAATGTTTTGGTGGCAGCCGCAGCAGATGGCGCGGGTTCTGCTAGCCTTGGGAAAGTGGGAGCGATGATTGCTGTGGAGACAGCAATAGAAAGCATTTCTAGCAGAGGAATCACCCAAAAAGTTTTGAGTGATGATGCGTTTGTGCGATCGCTCTTAAATGATGCCATACTAGCTGCCAAAAAAGCTGTGGAGGCTGAAGCGGCTACTTGTGACAAACAACCTCAAGACCTAGCAACTACCTTAATTATGATGGTTGCCACACCAGAAGTTGTAGCTGTAGTGCAAATAGGTGATGGTTT contains:
- a CDS encoding PP2C family serine/threonine-protein phosphatase, producing MKISKQIAQWRIVAASVCGTSHLKNKQLCQDAHHWQILSDNVLVAAAADGAGSASLGKVGAMIAVETAIESISSRGITQKVLSDDAFVRSLLNDAILAAKKAVEAEAATCDKQPQDLATTLIMMVATPEVVAVVQIGDGLAVAKDSTGNLLALTIPDSGEYINETTFLTSPTALDTAQMRLWRTDIVNVGIITDGLQMLALNMVVGEPHKPFFFPLFEFVANTEDKTEAKEQLVKFLRSDRITQRTDDDLTLIIAAFNDS